One Fibrobacter sp. UWB2 DNA window includes the following coding sequences:
- a CDS encoding glycoside hydrolase family 9 protein, with translation MSIKKYLLALCAATSVMAAQQEQPTPYDLIRPTFPLTWDSTVFDRFDTTVTKKHNMVPRNRTPAAYAPNALIPDTLNQAYLDAINVRMSPIRVNQAGYLESDLERQFYYIGNASSFEVVDVNGKSFSPAVMGSLTPSGQSISSDWTIIAGTNAATNDQKRYQVDITGQAGKLMIGHIPQGIPTETRLRIKVGNDFSSTFIISNKVYSMVKDAALKFYGINRSGDGDSWFHAASHMKDGAGAVVTGAEDVRDQYNAALAGTLQGGYYDCGDHLKESQTQMYAFMVAAVLAATNADADEDHYAFNHGETVNTDGMPDMLREAKHGADYVLRAYIRAKGVIDDMALSVGNFGSDHGWWGRPENSDKLPVDGSAAATDRGGPMSRTVRLGEIGANIGGETAAGLALVGKLYSEYPEHRAFADSCLKVAKEMYDFAKSMAQGKVYKNNTEAAGWSSPAYNGNNEYFDDLALASVALWYATGDSKYGDDAIRSRTLGTTVPQSFLDNCVGCFEGGWFVTDNKGFLKNVKNTSWANAYAYATYALYKLILADENKAINEFGMTKEERLNAIEDCIMSMIHNLSDVSAGTATITLPRKDPSNYMVQDIGWKGNEVKYDPIWYSMQTDQTWIYNRYQAGNIFEVLAYADVAKDIEKQNLSLPNLGTPNWKADEMFQLGINQLNYLLGVNPWDVSYILGIGDKNDAHPHHRAANPEGKNQPGAAYKYNPPVGALYGGVTPGTTNSMVPDNKSWEDYHKSETCIDAAATLVSSGMIASAKFDRTAAPDISVEIRHVSMDSAIVMIKLTQRGTTIISYGTTEGQYTLNAVDSVAGIQHEMVLRGLTPGTTYYFYVTGSNAYKPENSKTKFLVDSTQTPFTFTTLSTIENANIANVTVCNVSADSAEIMWYTPNGEYESKIYWDTIPHSKAEEFAFNTGTGNADVSGIPTQFHYVKIGGLKEKTTYYFMVESNGVQTNVDDKGNLLKFTTPVGWYDFSVRAYQYEFGGTEFLNLNIYNNEARAFDSLTLRMYFSAKPEEVEKCATLIDSDICQAYDEAGFNKPCENDRELRDLMRAALPVRLDDTYNPTTGKYAYYFPVPLGSSIIKSQSRLRVDLTYSSGISNDGYKTCETLRAPAKKHMDKTTGDWSWAPHEFLVDGADYDGMPQEDKDYGDLDNDIPVNPYIVVYRKNEFIWGFSPSKSEMETKKANYQMDVTFDPPFNVSNGSHIDIDQTSSTVHVTGYAHITEGGYVTKIWANGVQVSGEAFADGTDRWLLNEAGTEIIAKYNMTTDMWDLDIPVKMGIGSNKIDITIFAGPNPTCEKCSEGGGCAFENRNYYINFSKGDATASTLVIKDAAGNPITSPANTEGTVFFIDLMDKDKIKGNVQTLEVQVLNNKKNDVLKVTLTADAANPGHFVGGPITAVSHSKETRNATSEISFFAGDTIQVVYTDPDDEDDVSKQTFYAESKVPSPQTVLAEDSNCDNKADQLRIVFTNKLSADYPLDSIRYFIEGMSDTVSVPLVAANYTDKNEILIALDTSLIPTNANPSGKITTYVADRGVANAESAKITDGILPTLVSVSILEKSDNDDSGLDTVMIAFSEPVIFSNMNEWPLVIAGTTSAPTLAAAPTTTNNGKSWQLIISGNVNNLLVPIGALASAKATGGFMITDQNFNQINPAGCNPSVPVTLISRPVPVYHAEMIDIEGDGIPDKVYIIFERKLKPKDVFDSIVTIWGDPGITRSFITTADTTGGVIVPKESYWTIRDTVSAPFTIQIDSVTTKDSVNTYSIIEITIPANLAYPYGSTSGDKDGNGTVSPLKGAANGFFETNYTLYDNCAPVVSSARMIRNGVLSVTISEPVTEIGVGKYIQRERDEYIPSEQPNGAGRSQLFTYNEKDNVFHAGDRVRLVPQILGGVFVDKNNLAPTTANPYVRITGDDNIRFAVNLTNPVTTPKLYAYAGRPATIQNDAFIATTAIGGKYNFISGDGTVIDQVDTAAYYGSGPNFEVEIVMPAASFTTRDGKPMYDIHLKVVADLYDNLGQYINTYKLDIPKEKFAAARNLVDNGTLKLNLEWAAKDNEAPVSKKGNKIGTGAYIAKFDFTAETFCATTFDETTNDYKAKCSEVGARADKATDSKTKTFGFKRRK, from the coding sequence GTGAGTATTAAGAAGTATCTGTTAGCTTTGTGCGCTGCCACCTCTGTAATGGCAGCACAGCAGGAACAACCGACTCCTTATGATCTGATTCGACCGACTTTCCCATTGACTTGGGATAGCACCGTATTCGATAGATTCGACACCACAGTCACGAAAAAGCACAACATGGTGCCAAGAAACAGGACTCCGGCAGCATACGCCCCGAACGCCCTGATTCCAGACACATTGAATCAAGCCTACCTCGACGCCATCAACGTCCGCATGTCTCCTATCCGCGTTAACCAGGCAGGTTATCTGGAATCGGATCTGGAACGCCAATTCTATTACATTGGTAACGCCTCCTCCTTTGAAGTCGTTGACGTCAACGGCAAATCCTTTAGCCCTGCTGTAATGGGCTCACTAACCCCTTCTGGTCAAAGCATTTCGTCGGACTGGACAATTATTGCAGGCACTAACGCCGCCACGAACGACCAGAAACGCTACCAAGTCGACATCACCGGCCAAGCCGGCAAGCTCATGATTGGTCACATTCCGCAGGGAATCCCGACCGAAACGCGTCTCCGTATCAAGGTCGGTAACGATTTTTCGAGCACATTCATTATCTCCAACAAGGTTTACTCCATGGTGAAGGATGCCGCCCTCAAGTTCTACGGCATCAACCGCAGCGGTGATGGTGATTCCTGGTTCCATGCAGCAAGCCATATGAAGGATGGCGCCGGTGCCGTAGTGACGGGAGCAGAAGATGTTCGAGATCAGTATAACGCAGCTCTTGCAGGAACGTTGCAAGGTGGCTACTATGACTGTGGCGACCACTTGAAGGAATCCCAGACCCAAATGTACGCATTCATGGTTGCAGCAGTCCTTGCCGCAACAAACGCCGATGCCGACGAAGACCATTACGCATTCAACCATGGCGAAACGGTCAATACAGACGGTATGCCGGATATGTTGCGCGAAGCAAAGCATGGTGCAGATTATGTGTTGCGAGCTTATATTCGCGCCAAGGGCGTGATTGACGACATGGCTCTTTCTGTGGGTAACTTTGGTTCTGACCACGGTTGGTGGGGCCGCCCCGAAAACAGCGACAAACTGCCTGTTGACGGATCTGCCGCAGCTACAGACCGTGGCGGTCCCATGTCGCGTACTGTGCGCCTAGGTGAAATTGGAGCAAACATCGGTGGCGAAACGGCAGCAGGCCTTGCCCTTGTGGGTAAGCTTTATTCTGAATACCCTGAACATAGGGCTTTTGCCGATAGCTGTTTGAAAGTTGCAAAGGAAATGTATGACTTTGCAAAGTCTATGGCTCAAGGCAAGGTTTATAAGAATAATACCGAAGCTGCCGGTTGGTCTTCTCCAGCCTACAACGGCAATAACGAATACTTTGACGACCTTGCGCTTGCGTCTGTTGCCCTGTGGTATGCCACAGGCGATTCAAAGTATGGTGACGATGCAATTCGTTCTAGGACACTTGGCACGACGGTTCCGCAGTCCTTTTTGGATAATTGCGTGGGCTGCTTTGAGGGTGGTTGGTTCGTGACCGACAACAAGGGCTTCCTTAAGAACGTGAAGAACACGAGCTGGGCCAACGCCTATGCTTATGCGACCTATGCCCTTTACAAGTTGATTCTTGCTGACGAAAACAAGGCTATTAATGAATTTGGCATGACCAAGGAAGAACGTCTCAACGCCATTGAAGACTGTATCATGAGCATGATCCATAACTTGAGCGATGTGAGCGCCGGTACGGCGACAATCACCTTGCCCCGCAAGGATCCTTCCAATTACATGGTTCAAGATATTGGCTGGAAGGGCAATGAAGTCAAGTACGACCCCATCTGGTATTCAATGCAGACGGACCAGACCTGGATTTACAACCGTTACCAGGCGGGTAACATCTTTGAAGTTTTGGCTTATGCTGACGTAGCAAAGGATATTGAGAAACAGAATCTTTCTCTTCCGAACTTGGGAACCCCTAACTGGAAGGCCGATGAAATGTTCCAGTTGGGTATCAACCAGCTGAACTACCTCTTGGGCGTAAACCCGTGGGATGTGTCCTACATTTTGGGTATCGGCGACAAGAACGACGCCCACCCGCACCACCGCGCAGCAAACCCCGAAGGCAAGAACCAACCGGGTGCCGCTTACAAGTATAATCCGCCTGTAGGAGCACTTTATGGTGGCGTGACTCCGGGAACGACGAACTCCATGGTCCCCGACAACAAGAGCTGGGAAGACTACCACAAATCTGAAACCTGTATCGATGCTGCCGCAACGCTCGTCAGTTCGGGTATGATAGCTTCGGCCAAGTTTGACCGTACGGCCGCACCGGACATTAGCGTAGAAATCCGCCATGTGAGCATGGACTCGGCAATTGTCATGATCAAGCTCACGCAGCGCGGTACAACCATCATTTCTTACGGCACAACTGAAGGCCAGTACACTCTAAACGCAGTAGACTCTGTTGCCGGGATCCAGCACGAAATGGTTTTGCGAGGTCTCACCCCGGGTACGACCTACTACTTCTACGTTACCGGTTCCAACGCTTACAAGCCAGAGAACTCAAAGACGAAGTTCCTCGTGGATAGCACGCAGACTCCGTTCACATTCACGACACTCAGCACCATCGAAAACGCAAACATCGCAAACGTTACCGTCTGTAACGTCAGTGCCGACAGCGCCGAAATCATGTGGTACACCCCGAACGGAGAATACGAATCCAAGATCTACTGGGATACAATTCCGCACTCCAAGGCCGAAGAATTTGCCTTCAATACAGGAACGGGAAATGCAGACGTGTCCGGCATTCCGACCCAGTTCCACTACGTAAAGATTGGCGGACTTAAAGAAAAGACGACCTACTATTTTATGGTTGAAAGTAACGGTGTACAGACTAATGTCGATGACAAGGGCAACCTCCTCAAGTTCACAACGCCTGTCGGCTGGTACGATTTCTCAGTCCGCGCCTATCAATACGAATTTGGAGGAACGGAATTCCTAAATCTCAACATTTACAATAACGAAGCTCGCGCATTCGACAGCCTTACGTTGCGCATGTACTTCAGCGCAAAGCCCGAAGAAGTAGAAAAGTGCGCCACGTTGATAGACTCCGACATCTGCCAAGCTTACGACGAAGCTGGCTTCAACAAGCCCTGCGAAAACGACCGCGAACTCCGTGACTTGATGCGTGCCGCATTACCGGTCCGTTTGGACGACACATACAATCCGACAACAGGTAAGTACGCTTACTACTTCCCAGTGCCGCTGGGTTCCTCGATTATCAAGTCCCAGTCTCGTCTGCGTGTTGACTTGACCTATTCTTCGGGTATTAGCAATGACGGCTACAAGACTTGCGAGACACTTCGTGCTCCGGCCAAGAAGCACATGGACAAGACTACAGGAGACTGGTCTTGGGCTCCGCACGAATTCCTCGTCGATGGCGCAGATTATGATGGCATGCCTCAAGAAGACAAAGACTACGGCGACCTTGACAACGATATTCCTGTAAACCCCTACATTGTCGTTTATCGTAAAAACGAATTTATTTGGGGATTCAGCCCTTCCAAGAGCGAAATGGAAACCAAGAAAGCGAACTACCAGATGGACGTGACATTTGACCCGCCATTCAACGTTTCCAATGGTTCTCATATCGACATTGACCAGACTAGCAGCACCGTCCATGTGACTGGTTACGCACACATCACCGAAGGTGGCTACGTTACAAAGATTTGGGCTAACGGTGTACAGGTCAGCGGCGAAGCATTTGCTGATGGTACCGACAGATGGCTTTTGAACGAAGCTGGCACAGAAATTATCGCCAAGTACAATATGACCACCGACATGTGGGACCTCGATATTCCGGTCAAGATGGGAATTGGAAGCAACAAAATCGACATCACCATCTTTGCAGGCCCGAACCCCACATGTGAAAAATGCTCCGAAGGCGGCGGTTGCGCATTTGAGAACAGAAACTACTATATCAACTTCTCCAAGGGCGATGCTACAGCCTCGACACTTGTCATCAAGGATGCTGCAGGCAATCCGATTACAAGCCCAGCAAATACCGAAGGCACAGTATTCTTTATCGACTTGATGGACAAGGATAAGATCAAGGGCAACGTGCAGACGCTCGAAGTCCAGGTTCTCAACAACAAGAAGAACGATGTTCTCAAGGTCACCTTGACGGCAGACGCCGCCAATCCGGGCCACTTTGTCGGTGGACCGATTACAGCAGTCAGCCACTCCAAGGAAACAAGAAACGCCACTTCCGAGATTTCGTTCTTTGCAGGCGACACTATCCAGGTTGTCTATACCGACCCGGATGACGAAGACGATGTTTCCAAGCAGACGTTCTACGCCGAATCCAAGGTTCCGTCTCCGCAGACCGTTCTCGCCGAAGACAGCAACTGCGACAACAAGGCCGACCAGCTTAGAATCGTTTTCACGAACAAGCTCAGCGCCGATTACCCGCTGGATAGCATCAGGTACTTTATCGAAGGCATGAGCGATACGGTCAGCGTTCCGCTTGTCGCAGCAAACTATACAGACAAGAACGAAATCCTCATCGCTCTTGACACAAGCCTCATTCCGACCAATGCAAATCCGTCCGGAAAGATTACGACTTACGTCGCCGACCGCGGTGTCGCCAATGCCGAAAGCGCAAAGATTACCGATGGCATCCTCCCCACTCTCGTGAGCGTGTCCATCCTCGAAAAATCGGACAACGACGATAGCGGTCTCGATACCGTCATGATAGCTTTCTCGGAACCGGTCATCTTCTCGAACATGAACGAATGGCCGCTCGTGATTGCAGGTACAACTAGCGCACCGACTCTCGCTGCAGCCCCGACGACAACGAACAACGGCAAGAGCTGGCAATTGATTATCAGCGGTAACGTAAACAATTTGCTTGTACCGATTGGCGCTTTGGCTAGCGCAAAGGCGACTGGCGGATTTATGATTACCGACCAGAACTTCAACCAGATTAACCCGGCCGGCTGTAATCCGAGCGTTCCTGTAACGCTTATTTCTCGCCCGGTCCCAGTCTACCATGCTGAAATGATCGATATCGAAGGCGATGGTATTCCGGACAAAGTCTACATCATATTCGAAAGAAAGCTCAAGCCGAAGGATGTCTTTGATAGCATCGTGACCATTTGGGGTGACCCGGGCATTACGCGCTCGTTCATCACGACAGCAGACACGACCGGCGGCGTCATTGTGCCGAAGGAAAGCTACTGGACCATCCGAGATACGGTTTCGGCTCCGTTCACGATTCAGATTGACTCGGTTACCACAAAGGATTCTGTCAACACCTATAGCATTATCGAAATCACTATTCCGGCAAATCTCGCCTACCCGTATGGTTCTACAAGCGGCGATAAAGATGGTAACGGAACGGTTTCTCCGCTCAAGGGTGCTGCAAACGGCTTCTTTGAAACGAACTACACGTTGTACGACAACTGCGCACCGGTTGTCTCCTCGGCACGTATGATCAGAAACGGAGTGCTCTCCGTTACCATATCCGAACCGGTTACCGAAATCGGCGTTGGCAAGTACATCCAGCGCGAACGCGACGAATACATTCCGTCCGAACAGCCGAACGGAGCAGGCAGAAGCCAGCTGTTCACTTACAACGAGAAGGATAACGTCTTCCACGCTGGTGACCGCGTCCGCCTCGTCCCGCAGATTCTCGGTGGCGTCTTTGTCGACAAGAACAACCTTGCACCGACAACAGCAAACCCCTATGTGCGCATCACAGGCGATGACAATATCCGCTTTGCAGTGAACCTCACTAACCCGGTCACGACTCCGAAGCTTTACGCTTATGCAGGTCGCCCGGCTACAATCCAGAATGATGCATTCATCGCAACAACGGCTATCGGCGGCAAGTACAACTTCATCAGCGGTGACGGAACAGTCATTGACCAGGTCGATACGGCTGCATACTATGGCTCGGGCCCGAATTTCGAAGTCGAAATCGTCATGCCTGCTGCAAGCTTCACGACTCGCGATGGAAAGCCGATGTATGACATCCACCTGAAAGTTGTCGCAGACCTCTACGACAACCTTGGGCAGTACATCAATACATACAAGCTCGACATTCCGAAGGAAAAGTTCGCAGCAGCAAGAAACCTTGTCGATAACGGCACGCTCAAGCTCAATTTGGAATGGGCAGCCAAGGACAACGAAGCCCCGGTTTCCAAGAAGGGCAACAAGATTGGAACAGGAGCCTACATCGCGAAGTTCGACTTCACGGCGGAAACCTTCTGTGCAACAACCTTCGACGAAACAACCAACGATTACAAGGCAAAATGCTCCGAAGTCGGTGCTAGAGCCGATAAGGCAACAGACAGCAAGACGAAGACATTTGGCTTCAAGAGAAGAAAGTAA